One Nicotiana sylvestris chromosome 12, ASM39365v2, whole genome shotgun sequence genomic window carries:
- the LOC104216950 gene encoding zinc finger AN1 and C2H2 domain-containing stress-associated protein 13-like gives MGTPAFPNLGKHCFVDDCRQIDFLPFTCDCCHQVFCLDHRSYNRHHCPKANKNDVTVVVCPLCAKGIRLIPDEDPNITWESHVNIECDPSNYEKATKKRKCPVPGCREILTFSNTIKCRECTVDHCLKHRFGPDHKCPGRKKPEAAFPFLNFRTGSRKDEPKKAPATSSSSWATNLFKAAEAGMSKLSSEFSQTLQMGKEGISGTNRSGSGSGQVEQCPQCSLKFSSVAALISHVQKVHEKNGVMNLTVDVCPRCSKGFRDPVSLVEHVEREHRGTSKA, from the exons ATGGGGACGCCAGCATTCccaaatcttggaaaacactgcTTCGTGGATGATTGCCGGCAGATCGATTTCTTGCCTTTTACTTGCGATTGTTGTCACCAG GTGTTTTGTCTAGATCATCGGAGCTATAATAGACACCACTGTCCAAAAGCAAACAAGAATGATGTTACTGTGGTCGTTTGCCCACTCTGTGCAAAAGGAATACGCCTTATTCCTGATGAAGACCCGAATATAACTTGGGAATCACATGTAAATATCGAGTGTGATCCATCAAACTACGAAAAAGccacaaagaaaagaaaatgtccGGTACCTGGCTGCAGAGAGATCTTGACTTTCTCAAACACAATCAAATGTCGAGAGTGTACTGTCGATCATTGTTTGAAGCATCGGTTTGGACCTGATCACAAGTGTCCTGGACGTAAGAAACCAGAAGCAGCATTCCCATTTTTGAACTTTCGAACTGGCAGTAGAAAAGATGAGCCCAAGAAAGCTCCAGCCACTTCATCCTCAAGTTGGGCTACAAACCTCTTCAAGGCAGCTGAAGCTGGAATGTCAAAATTGAGCAGCGAATTTAGTCAGACGCTGCAGATGGGAAAGGAAGGAATCAGCGGCACAAACCGTAGTGGGAGTGGTAGTGGCCAAGTTGAGCAATGCCCGCAATGCTCCCTAAAATTTTCTTCAGTCGCAGCTCTCATAAGTCATGTGCAGAAAGTCCATGAAAAGAATGGTGTCATGAACTTGACGGTTGATGTCTGCCCGAGATGTAGTAAAGGTTTTCGCGATCCTGTATCCCTTGTGGAACACGTTGAAAGGGAACATAGAGGAACTTCAAAGGCATAG